One window of Saprospiraceae bacterium genomic DNA carries:
- a CDS encoding T9SS type A sorting domain-containing protein, with translation MKNLLFLLTFLLFCAFTNKTIGQIYEIPDILYSQISIDNETPLSGCSEISVCVGAHNFTENPYYTLTNTKIQMVVNEAEFEVVDLGVFDYVGQDPNSGYSIYEAEHDLLSIYDPNWIETPDGFEYFCLKLVKLNTANFKGGVHIRIIIFPGTQDEQKLEYDSPWIISTLMNQIGTNASSVTYLSTIATHDDPAQPLLGRLLLTSLACNTVSGPSSEYNEQNFILHGKLIIDKNYCFYGKIYMDDGATIQVNPGYTCNIGWYDQNLGSLLRTTIDACGKMWKMIDVEQFGILNITNTDINDALYGTYLKNRATVNTNHSVVYNNNYIGIYNDLEDSKSIANLNSTYFNYTSPFKENCSNCLGLRLFDRTLAGVYLGKSQISGNSIYAENLLNGIITYNSTLKLNDGHFNGIRDYGTPDNGNPNGKAINTIGYANTSLVENSQFDNCNWAIYSKGVNCEVNYSNMYNVLTGIQFDYSPGRSFKVFHNDIEAENIGINFCWTGEVNTVSVTENDISLLGSNAIGIEINHTNGTSLKIITDNDIYLGPGKIGIEHLASKGTTIAYNTVFSNSTNAIENVGIGIFGGSDAYALCNYLSSSIVCANKGLLVSQSANNLCLGNAADDWYYDYQYIGTNSGTLFGSNVMDNANHGLCLGIPNIGPLGGALIGVQEHTGNKWTGSFAGKAAKHYGNSQDRDKSRFIINALDQQHPEYKPINFLELANDGWFTNDNQNASLLSCPNGVGSSDHPRIFPRSEDYLIASNGFDYGNDAGSRIWTSQRQLYREIAKQDEFSNLPMVYQNFYNSQTETSVGQFENVELLIDSASLITISLQQALDSINAVSDSFSVEIFELLDSLLIQTDSLVKLQLQAEIFEIQSEFDTLEISKNYLKLQLQNAIYTILIQALQLNAEITIDTIYEQNQQLVNETYLNMLLDDDWEIDSLDQQIVNDIASQCALLGGDAVYRARAILKLFNQSGFNDDSICSQAMQQYGSKKIQEMDEIEVFVQPNPSSKSVNVQLDKAEAVIEKIILKDGTGKILQRIQNELRSNYLEISILDLNPGIYFLEFKFNNGKILNKKIVKI, from the coding sequence TCTATTGTTCTGTGCGTTTACCAATAAGACGATTGGACAGATTTATGAAATCCCTGACATTTTATATTCTCAAATTAGTATTGATAATGAAACACCTTTGTCGGGATGCAGCGAAATCTCGGTATGTGTTGGAGCTCATAACTTTACTGAAAACCCGTATTATACGCTTACCAACACTAAAATACAAATGGTAGTGAATGAAGCTGAATTTGAAGTTGTAGACCTGGGTGTTTTTGATTATGTAGGTCAGGATCCGAATTCAGGATATTCGATCTACGAAGCTGAACATGATTTGTTGTCTATCTATGATCCAAATTGGATAGAAACACCGGATGGCTTTGAATATTTTTGTTTAAAATTAGTCAAATTAAATACTGCTAATTTTAAAGGCGGAGTACATATTCGAATTATAATTTTTCCAGGTACCCAAGATGAACAAAAATTGGAGTATGATTCTCCTTGGATCATTAGTACCTTAATGAACCAAATCGGGACTAATGCTTCATCAGTTACTTATCTATCAACCATTGCAACACATGATGATCCGGCACAACCTTTACTCGGACGATTGTTGCTTACATCGCTTGCATGTAATACAGTCAGCGGACCAAGCTCAGAATATAATGAGCAAAATTTTATTTTGCATGGTAAATTGATAATTGATAAAAACTATTGTTTTTATGGTAAAATATATATGGATGATGGAGCTACAATTCAAGTTAATCCAGGATACACTTGTAATATTGGATGGTACGATCAAAATTTAGGAAGTTTGTTGCGTACCACTATAGATGCATGTGGAAAAATGTGGAAAATGATTGATGTTGAGCAATTTGGTATTCTTAATATTACGAATACAGATATCAATGATGCCCTTTATGGAACCTACCTTAAAAACAGAGCAACAGTAAATACTAATCATTCTGTCGTTTACAATAATAATTACATTGGTATTTACAATGATTTAGAAGATAGTAAATCGATTGCAAATTTAAATTCAACTTATTTCAATTATACCTCGCCATTTAAAGAAAACTGCAGCAATTGCTTAGGTTTAAGACTTTTTGATAGGACTTTAGCAGGGGTTTATTTAGGAAAATCTCAGATAAGTGGAAATAGTATTTATGCAGAAAATTTACTTAACGGAATCATTACATACAATTCAACCCTAAAACTAAATGATGGTCACTTTAATGGTATTCGTGATTATGGTACACCCGATAACGGTAACCCGAATGGAAAAGCAATTAATACTATAGGGTATGCAAATACTAGCCTTGTAGAAAATTCCCAATTTGATAATTGCAATTGGGCAATCTACTCAAAAGGTGTAAATTGTGAAGTCAATTACAGCAACATGTATAATGTTTTGACCGGAATTCAGTTTGATTACAGCCCGGGTAGGTCCTTTAAGGTTTTCCACAATGATATTGAAGCAGAAAATATAGGCATCAATTTTTGTTGGACCGGCGAGGTTAATACTGTAAGTGTAACTGAAAATGATATTAGTTTATTAGGTTCAAATGCTATTGGCATAGAAATAAACCATACAAATGGTACCAGTTTAAAGATAATAACAGATAATGACATCTACCTGGGTCCGGGAAAGATTGGAATCGAACATTTAGCCAGTAAAGGAACTACGATTGCATACAATACGGTGTTTTCAAATAGTACCAATGCCATTGAGAATGTTGGGATTGGGATTTTTGGAGGATCGGATGCCTATGCTTTATGTAATTATTTGTCATCCTCTATTGTTTGCGCCAATAAGGGACTGTTGGTTTCGCAATCTGCAAACAATTTATGTTTGGGCAATGCAGCAGATGATTGGTATTATGATTACCAATACATAGGCACAAATAGTGGAACACTCTTTGGGAGCAATGTTATGGACAATGCAAACCATGGTTTGTGTTTAGGAATACCCAATATAGGACCATTGGGAGGTGCATTAATCGGAGTTCAGGAACATACAGGCAATAAATGGACCGGAAGTTTCGCCGGAAAAGCTGCAAAACATTATGGAAATTCTCAAGATAGAGATAAGTCCAGATTTATAATTAATGCGTTAGATCAACAGCATCCTGAATATAAGCCTATAAATTTTTTAGAGCTGGCAAATGACGGTTGGTTTACAAATGACAACCAAAATGCTTCATTATTATCTTGCCCAAACGGTGTTGGTTCTTCGGATCATCCGCGAATATTCCCAAGATCTGAAGATTATCTTATTGCTAGCAATGGGTTTGACTATGGCAATGATGCCGGTTCAAGAATCTGGACTTCGCAAAGACAATTATATCGGGAAATTGCCAAACAAGATGAATTTTCAAATTTACCGATGGTTTATCAAAATTTTTACAATAGCCAAACTGAAACAAGTGTTGGCCAATTTGAAAATGTGGAACTCCTAATTGATTCAGCAAGTTTAATAACAATCAGTTTACAACAAGCCCTTGATTCCATCAATGCAGTATCTGACAGTTTTTCGGTTGAAATATTCGAATTATTGGATAGCCTGTTAATCCAAACAGATTCTTTGGTTAAATTGCAGTTGCAAGCAGAGATATTCGAAATTCAATCTGAATTTGATACATTAGAAATTTCTAAAAATTATCTCAAGTTGCAATTACAAAATGCTATTTATACCATTTTAATCCAGGCTCTTCAATTGAATGCCGAGATTACAATTGATACAATTTACGAACAAAATCAACAATTGGTTAATGAAACTTATCTAAACATGTTGCTAGATGATGATTGGGAAATTGATTCATTAGACCAACAAATTGTAAATGATATTGCATCGCAATGTGCTTTATTAGGTGGAGATGCGGTTTACAGAGCAAGAGCAATATTAAAACTGTTTAATCAATCTGGATTTAACGATGATAGTATTTGTAGTCAAGCAATGCAACAATATGGTTCAAAAAAAATTCAGGAGATGGATGAAATTGAAGTTTTTGTACAACCGAATCCAAGTTCAAAAAGTGTTAATGTCCAATTAGATAAAGCTGAAGCTGTTATTGAAAAAATTATACTTAAAGATGGAACAGGGAAAATCTTACAGAGAATTCAAAATGAGTTGAGAAGTAATTATTTGGAAATATCTATTTTAGATTTGAATCCTGGTATTTATTTTTTGGAATTTAAATTTAATAACGGCAAAATATTAAACAAAAAAATTGTGAAGATCTAA